In Kryptolebias marmoratus isolate JLee-2015 linkage group LG11, ASM164957v2, whole genome shotgun sequence, the following proteins share a genomic window:
- the nr2f2 gene encoding COUP transcription factor 2 isoform X3, which yields MHPATDESAAYAFAVQRGRVPPTQPHHGQFALTNGDPLHCHSYLSGYISLLLRAEPYPTSRYGSQCMQPNNIMGIENICELAARMLFSAVEWARNIPFFPDLQITDQVALLRLTWSELFVLNAAQCSMPLHVAPLLAAAGLHASPMSADRVVAFMDHIRIFQEQVEKLKALHVDSAEYSCLKAIVLFTTDACGLSDVAHVESLQEKSQCALEEYVRSQYPNQPTRFGKLLLRLPSLRTVSSSVIEQLFFVRLVGKTPIETLIRDMLLSGSSFNWPYMSIQ from the exons ATGCATCCCGCTACGGACGAGTCAGCAGCATATGCATTTG CCGTGCAAAGGGGACGGGTGCCACCCACGCAGCCACATCACGGTCAGTTCGCCTTGACAAATGGAGACCCACTCCACTGCCATTCCTACTTATCCGGATATATCTCTCTTCTGTTGAGAGCGGAGCCTTACCCGACGTCCCGCTATGGCAGCCAGTGCATGCAGCCCAACAACATCATGGGCATCGAGAACATTTGCGAACTCGCGGCCAGGATGCTCTTCAGCGCCGTGGAGTGGGCCAGGAATATTCCCTTCTTCCCAGACCTTCAGATCACCGACCAGGTGGCTCTGCTGCGGTTGACGTGGAGTGAGTTATTCGTGCTCAACGCGGCGCAGTGCTCCATGCCCCTGCATGTGGCCCCGCTCCTGGCGGCCGCTGGCCTGCACGCCTCCCCCATGTCCGCGGACAGAGTGGTGGCCTTTATGGACCACATTAGGATCTTCCAGGAGCAAGTGGAAAAGCTCAAAGCTTTGCACGTTGACTCTGCTGAATATAGCTGCTTAAAGGCCATTGTGCTCTTCACCACAG ATGCTTGTGGCCTCTCAGATGTGGCCCATGTGGAAAGTTTGCAGGAGAAGTCCCAGTGCGCCCTGGAGGAATATGTCCGGAGCCAGTATCCCAACCAGCCAACACGGTTTGGGAAGTTGTTACTCCGCTTGCCTTCCCTCCGCACAGTCTCTTCCTCGGTCATAGAACAGTTATTTTTCGTCCGATTGGTAGGTAAAACCCCCATTGAAACTCTCATCAGGGATATGTTGCTGTCCGGGAGCAGTTTTAACTGGCCTTACATGTCAATTCAGTAA
- the nr2f2 gene encoding COUP transcription factor 2 isoform X1, with the protein MAMVVWRGSQDDVADTQGALSSQTQGGLPLPTPQPGQLSLTASQIAPPTPQTPVQGPPNNAQSTPTNQTTQQSEKQPQHIECVVCGDKSSGKHYGQFTCEGCKSFFKRSVRRNLTYTCRANRNCPIDQHHRNQCQYCRLKKCLKVGMRREVSLFTAAVQRGRVPPTQPHHGQFALTNGDPLHCHSYLSGYISLLLRAEPYPTSRYGSQCMQPNNIMGIENICELAARMLFSAVEWARNIPFFPDLQITDQVALLRLTWSELFVLNAAQCSMPLHVAPLLAAAGLHASPMSADRVVAFMDHIRIFQEQVEKLKALHVDSAEYSCLKAIVLFTTDACGLSDVAHVESLQEKSQCALEEYVRSQYPNQPTRFGKLLLRLPSLRTVSSSVIEQLFFVRLVGKTPIETLIRDMLLSGSSFNWPYMSIQ; encoded by the exons ATGGCAATGGTAGTGTGGAGAGGCTCCCAGGACGATGTGGCTGACACCCAAGGCGCCCTTTCCTCGCAGACCCAGGGAGGACTGCCCCTTCCCACCCCGCAGCCGGGCCAGCTGAGCCTGACAGCCTCGCAGATCGCCCCTCCGACCCCGCAGACCCCGGTGCAGGGACCCCCGAACAACGCGCAGTCCACGCCGACGAACCAGACGACGCAGCAGTCGGAGAAGCAGCCGCAGCACATCGAGTGTGTGGTGTGCGGGGACAAATCCAGCGGCAAGCACTACGGCCAGTTCACCTGCGAGGGCTGCAAGAGCTTCTTCAAGCGGAGCGTGCGACGGAACCTCACTTACACGTGCCGTGCCAACAGGAATTGTCCAATCGACCAGCACCACCGCAATCAGTGTCAGTACTGCCGCCTCAAAAAATGCCTTAAAGTCGGCATGAGACGGGAAG TTTCTCTTTTTACTGCAGCCGTGCAAAGGGGACGGGTGCCACCCACGCAGCCACATCACGGTCAGTTCGCCTTGACAAATGGAGACCCACTCCACTGCCATTCCTACTTATCCGGATATATCTCTCTTCTGTTGAGAGCGGAGCCTTACCCGACGTCCCGCTATGGCAGCCAGTGCATGCAGCCCAACAACATCATGGGCATCGAGAACATTTGCGAACTCGCGGCCAGGATGCTCTTCAGCGCCGTGGAGTGGGCCAGGAATATTCCCTTCTTCCCAGACCTTCAGATCACCGACCAGGTGGCTCTGCTGCGGTTGACGTGGAGTGAGTTATTCGTGCTCAACGCGGCGCAGTGCTCCATGCCCCTGCATGTGGCCCCGCTCCTGGCGGCCGCTGGCCTGCACGCCTCCCCCATGTCCGCGGACAGAGTGGTGGCCTTTATGGACCACATTAGGATCTTCCAGGAGCAAGTGGAAAAGCTCAAAGCTTTGCACGTTGACTCTGCTGAATATAGCTGCTTAAAGGCCATTGTGCTCTTCACCACAG ATGCTTGTGGCCTCTCAGATGTGGCCCATGTGGAAAGTTTGCAGGAGAAGTCCCAGTGCGCCCTGGAGGAATATGTCCGGAGCCAGTATCCCAACCAGCCAACACGGTTTGGGAAGTTGTTACTCCGCTTGCCTTCCCTCCGCACAGTCTCTTCCTCGGTCATAGAACAGTTATTTTTCGTCCGATTGGTAGGTAAAACCCCCATTGAAACTCTCATCAGGGATATGTTGCTGTCCGGGAGCAGTTTTAACTGGCCTTACATGTCAATTCAGTAA
- the nr2f2 gene encoding COUP transcription factor 2 isoform X2, protein MAMVVWRGSQDDVADTQGALSSQTQGGLPLPTPQPGQLSLTASQIAPPTPQTPVQGPPNNAQSTPTNQTTQQSEKQPQHIECVVCGDKSSGKHYGQFTCEGCKSFFKRSVRRNLTYTCRANRNCPIDQHHRNQCQYCRLKKCLKVGMRREAVQRGRVPPTQPHHGQFALTNGDPLHCHSYLSGYISLLLRAEPYPTSRYGSQCMQPNNIMGIENICELAARMLFSAVEWARNIPFFPDLQITDQVALLRLTWSELFVLNAAQCSMPLHVAPLLAAAGLHASPMSADRVVAFMDHIRIFQEQVEKLKALHVDSAEYSCLKAIVLFTTDACGLSDVAHVESLQEKSQCALEEYVRSQYPNQPTRFGKLLLRLPSLRTVSSSVIEQLFFVRLVGKTPIETLIRDMLLSGSSFNWPYMSIQ, encoded by the exons ATGGCAATGGTAGTGTGGAGAGGCTCCCAGGACGATGTGGCTGACACCCAAGGCGCCCTTTCCTCGCAGACCCAGGGAGGACTGCCCCTTCCCACCCCGCAGCCGGGCCAGCTGAGCCTGACAGCCTCGCAGATCGCCCCTCCGACCCCGCAGACCCCGGTGCAGGGACCCCCGAACAACGCGCAGTCCACGCCGACGAACCAGACGACGCAGCAGTCGGAGAAGCAGCCGCAGCACATCGAGTGTGTGGTGTGCGGGGACAAATCCAGCGGCAAGCACTACGGCCAGTTCACCTGCGAGGGCTGCAAGAGCTTCTTCAAGCGGAGCGTGCGACGGAACCTCACTTACACGTGCCGTGCCAACAGGAATTGTCCAATCGACCAGCACCACCGCAATCAGTGTCAGTACTGCCGCCTCAAAAAATGCCTTAAAGTCGGCATGAGACGGGAAG CCGTGCAAAGGGGACGGGTGCCACCCACGCAGCCACATCACGGTCAGTTCGCCTTGACAAATGGAGACCCACTCCACTGCCATTCCTACTTATCCGGATATATCTCTCTTCTGTTGAGAGCGGAGCCTTACCCGACGTCCCGCTATGGCAGCCAGTGCATGCAGCCCAACAACATCATGGGCATCGAGAACATTTGCGAACTCGCGGCCAGGATGCTCTTCAGCGCCGTGGAGTGGGCCAGGAATATTCCCTTCTTCCCAGACCTTCAGATCACCGACCAGGTGGCTCTGCTGCGGTTGACGTGGAGTGAGTTATTCGTGCTCAACGCGGCGCAGTGCTCCATGCCCCTGCATGTGGCCCCGCTCCTGGCGGCCGCTGGCCTGCACGCCTCCCCCATGTCCGCGGACAGAGTGGTGGCCTTTATGGACCACATTAGGATCTTCCAGGAGCAAGTGGAAAAGCTCAAAGCTTTGCACGTTGACTCTGCTGAATATAGCTGCTTAAAGGCCATTGTGCTCTTCACCACAG ATGCTTGTGGCCTCTCAGATGTGGCCCATGTGGAAAGTTTGCAGGAGAAGTCCCAGTGCGCCCTGGAGGAATATGTCCGGAGCCAGTATCCCAACCAGCCAACACGGTTTGGGAAGTTGTTACTCCGCTTGCCTTCCCTCCGCACAGTCTCTTCCTCGGTCATAGAACAGTTATTTTTCGTCCGATTGGTAGGTAAAACCCCCATTGAAACTCTCATCAGGGATATGTTGCTGTCCGGGAGCAGTTTTAACTGGCCTTACATGTCAATTCAGTAA